In Schistocerca serialis cubense isolate TAMUIC-IGC-003099 chromosome 3, iqSchSeri2.2, whole genome shotgun sequence, the following proteins share a genomic window:
- the LOC126469993 gene encoding PTB domain-containing engulfment adapter protein 1-like isoform X2 — protein sequence MMMRNSALLKWAQNNNKQTVKEGNRNWIHPPDALQRGHIAYLVKFLGNTEVDQPKGITVVKESIRKLKFCQQLRKAEGNKTPKVELTISIDGVAIQTPKTKVIMHQYPLHRISYCADDKGEKKFFSFIAKEADSETHNCFVFVSDKLAEEITLTIGQAFDLAYRRFLETSGKDLEVQRRLVLLTQRNCKLEKEVSVLRQRLNDIAQIKGQSDVEEYMVKNGISDLLTVNHSNSSSSSASSPTPEMSQVEVLASVQSTDNKENGALLNFSSSSSNGFSSTPQLPSASSLQPPPVPPRAFEAPKPSFGDDFMSEQPAVGRKLEGLLLDEIEDFNPRAHEQPVNGSSSPPPLLAPPPKAAREVPRRVFTQNNGSPDIFKEDLFGSTPFNPAASQSHIPPAGTVLPHSSPNPPVACDPFGMGDFGGTSNVGTSQQELENAIGLIDKRILEMKDGFSRGLSFGNDDFSLESLDPLRN from the exons ttcttggGAAATACAGAGGTAGATCAGCCCAAGGGCATTACTGTAGTGAAAGAGAGCATACGGAAGCTGAAATTTTGCCAGCAGCTTAGGAAAGCTGAAGGCAACAAAACTCCTAAAGTTGAACTGACTATCAGCATTGATGGTGTAGCCATACAGACACCAAAAACTAAG gtaataATGCATCAGTATCCTCTCCATCGCATATCATATTGTGCAGATGATAAAGGAGAGAAAAAGTTCTTCAGTTTCATAGCCAAAGAAGCAGATTCTGAAACGCATAACTGCTTTGTGTTTGTCAGTGACAAACTG GCAGAAGAAATCACACTGACTATTGGGCAAGCCTTTGACTTAGCCTACCGAAGGTTTTTAGAGACATCAGGGAAAGATTTGGAAGTGCAGCGTAGGCTTGTGTTGTTAACACAAAGAAACTGCAAGTTGGAAAAAGAAGTCTCTGTTCTTCGGCAGAGGTTAAATGATATTGCACAAATTAAAGGCCAG AGTGATGTTGAGGAATACATGGTGAAGAATGGAATAAGTGACTTACTTACAGTAAACCATTCCAACAGTAGCTCAAGTTCAGCAAGCTCACCCACACCTGAAATGTCACAAGTGGAAGTTCTAGCATCTGTACAGAGCACTGACAACAAA gAGAACGGTGCTTTGCTGAACTTCAGCTCTAGTTCAAGTAATGGATTCAGCAGCACTCCTCAGTTACCATCAGCAAGTTCACTACAGCCACCACCAGTACCACCAAGGGCTTTCGAAGCTCCAAAACCATCATTTGGAGACGACTTCATGAG TGAGCAACCTGCAGTTGGGAGGAAATTGGAAGGTCTGTTACTAGATGAAATAGAAGACTTCAATCCACGAGCACATGAGCAGCCTGTGAATGGATCATCTTCACCTCCACCATTGT TGGCACCACCACCGAAGGCAGCTAGAGAGGTACCACGTCGTGTCTTCACTCAGAACAATGGTTCACCGGACATCTTTAAAGAAGATTTATTTGGCTCCACGCCTTTCAATCCTGCAGCATCCCAAAGCCATATACCACCAGCTGGTACTGTACTACCCCACTCCAGTCCAAACCCACCTGTTGCCTGTGACCCATTTGGTATGGGAGACTTCGGTGGCACCAGCAATGTTGGCACTTCCCAGCAGGAGCTAGAGAATGCAATTGGGCTTATAGACAAACGCATTTTGGAAATGAAG GATGGTTTTAGCAGAGGGCTTTCTTTTGGCAATGATGATTTCTCTCTTGAAAGCCTTGACCCACTGCGCAACTGA